The Paenibacillus beijingensis nucleotide sequence TATAGGACAGCCGCCGGCTGTACGGCTCGTCCGCGTCCACCGTAATGACCGGAATGCCTTTATCCGCCGCCTGGCCGATCAGCAACCGCTGCTGCGGATCGTTAATGCCCTGCACCAAAATCGCGTCGGCTTTGGCCGCAATCGCTTTCTCAAGCAGCCGGATCTGCTCCGCCGGATTGATGCGGATCGGACCGGTATATTCGACATTCATCCCGTATTTCTCCGACGCTTCCCGGGCTCCCTCTTCAATCGTCCGCCAGTACGGATTGTCAATTTCCTGGGCAATTAAAACGACATGAGGCGGCGGATTTCCGTTCATTGCGCCGGGTTTAGGGTTCACCAGCTCCCGGAGACGCATCGTCGAGAATACGAACTGCAGCAGCAAGCAGGCAAATACGATAAACAGGATCACGATTGCAAAATTCCATCTTCGGGACGGCATGCAGCACTCCTTTGTTCAAATCAAAGTAAGTATAAAGTTGCACGAATACTTTCTTTGATTTCATCGCGAAACTTTTGGTCGCCATTAAGACGGCGACAGCCGTTTCTGCTTGGTCGTTAGACTCATTATACAGGAATCGTCAAGGGAACGAAAAGAAAGACGGTCATCAAATACCGGCTGACGCCCGAATACGCTGCGTGCTTCACTTTTGGCGAAATACGGATGTTTGTCGCAATTTGTCGTCCCTTCACTCACTGATGTCAAACTGCTGCTTCATATCCGTCGACAGAGAAACCTCTGAGAAGATAATGTGCGTGCACGCAACGGCATATTGGGCGACCTCGTCGATAAAGGCTTCGATTTCCTGCAGGCCGGTGACCGAAAGCTTCACAAAAAAGCATGCCCGTCCGGCAACCCGATAGCAAAATACGGCGCGCGGGTGCTTTTCCACAAAACGTTTGAACTTGTCGTACTCGCCGTTTTTAATCGTAACTTCGATCATACAATCAAGCGTCAGCCCAAGTTTTTCACGGTTAACCGTAATGGTGTACTTGTCGATGACGCCTTGGCTCTCCAGCTTCCGGACACGTTCGGCAACGGAAGGAGGAGACAGGTTCACTTGCTTGGCGATTTCCCGCAACGACAACCGCGAATCTTTCGACAACACATCCAAAATGGACAGATCCGTTTCATCTATTTTCATATATAACCCCTTCCTCCTCATTCGCTTACATCTGAAAACAATATTGGCATAAATTCGTTTTAAATGGAATGGAAGAACGGAGAACCCCTTGTATATAATTTTAGTCATACGAGAGGAGAGTTGAAAAGATGGCGCGAATCGCATATTCAGCAGTGGGTGAAACCGCCTTTCAGCGGTTGATGGGGCACCACGAAGCGGTGTTGAAAGGCTGGAACGGTTTGGGGGAGATTTTTGAGACGGAGGGGTTAAGCGCCGAATTAAAGGAGCAGGTGCGAAGAACGCTCGCTTACGGCAACTGCTGCGAATACTGCAAAGCGAAAGGGGCGCCCGACGCCAATCCGGCCAATGAGAA carries:
- a CDS encoding carboxymuconolactone decarboxylase family protein, which translates into the protein MARIAYSAVGETAFQRLMGHHEAVLKGWNGLGEIFETEGLSAELKEQVRRTLAYGNCCEYCKAKGAPDANPANEKISLAVAFADMVLNNRSSISDQTFAVLSESFTPQEIVELCTYICFTTASQMFGAIMNLQADDLHATF
- a CDS encoding Lrp/AsnC family transcriptional regulator: MKIDETDLSILDVLSKDSRLSLREIAKQVNLSPPSVAERVRKLESQGVIDKYTITVNREKLGLTLDCMIEVTIKNGEYDKFKRFVEKHPRAVFCYRVAGRACFFVKLSVTGLQEIEAFIDEVAQYAVACTHIIFSEVSLSTDMKQQFDISE